AGATGACCGGCGATAAAAAATCCGCCGCCAACTGGCTGCGTCAGACGCCAAAACCCGAATTTGCGAACAACCACTTCCTGCAGAGCCAGTGGCGGAACATTGCCCGCGCGCAGATCCTGCTCGGTGAATTAGAGCCCGCAGAGATTGTGCTGGAAGAGCTGAACGAGAACGCGCGCAGCCTGCGTCTGATGAGCGACCTGAACCGCAACCTGCTGCTGCTGAACCAGCTTTACTGGCAGGCGGGTCGTAAAAACGATGCCCAGCGCGTGCTGCTGGAAGCGCTGCAGCTGGCTAACCGCACCGGCTTTATCAGCCACTTTGTGATTGAAGGTGAAGTGATGGCGCAGCAGCTGCGTCAGCTTATTCAGCTCAACACGCTGCCGGAGCTGGACCAGCATCGCGCCCAGCGCATTCTGCGCGAGATTAACCAGCATCATCGACACAAGTTCGCGCATTTTGACGAGAACTTCGTTGAACGTCTGCTGAACCACCCGGAAGTGCCGGAGCTTATCCGTACCAGTCCGCTCACCCAGCGCGAATGGCAGGTTCTGGGTCTGATCTATTCAGGCTACAGCAACGAGCAGATTGCCGGTGAGCTTGCGGTGGCGGCGACCACCATCAAAACGCATATCCGCAATCTGTATCAGAAGCTGGGCGTGGCGCATCGTCAGGATGCGGTGCAACATGCGCAGCAGCTGTTGAAGATGATGGGGTATGGCGTTTAGGACCTCTGCGGTCTGATGCCCTCACCCCGGCCCTCTCCCACAGGGAGAGGGAGAACGGCTTTTCAACACAACTCTAACTGCAAATTATTATCTTTAATCACCTGCATCACGCCCGCCGGCGGCATCACGTCGGTATAAACAGCATCCACCATGCTGATGCTGCCCATGTTTACCATCGCATTTCGGCCAAACTTCGAATGGTCTACCACCAGCATCACGTGACGTGAGTTCTCAATAATCGCGCGCTTGGTGCGCACCTCGTGATAATCAAACTCCAGCAGCGAGCCGTCGCTGTCGATGCCGCTGATCCCGAGAATGCCGAAGTCGAGGCGGAACTGAGAGATAAAATCGAGGGTCGCTTCGCCGATAATGCCGCCGTCGCGGCTGCGCAGTTCGCCGCCCGCGAGGATGATGCGGAAGTCGTCTTTCTGCATCAGGGTATTGGCCACGTTCAGGTTGTTCGTGACCACGCGCAGGTTCTCGTGATCCAGCAGCGCATGGGCGACCGCTTCCGGCGTGGTGCCGATATCAATAAACAGCGTCGCCCCGTTCGGGATCTGGCTGGCGACCTTGCGGGCAATGCGCTCTTTCTCTGCCGTCTGCGTGGCTTTACGGTCGTGCCAGGAGGTATTGACCGAACTGGACGGCAGCGCCGCGCCGCCGTGGTGGCGAAGAATGCGGTTCTGATCGGCCAGGTCGTTCAGGTCACGACGGATGGTTTGTGGGCTGACGGCAAACTGCTCCACCAGCTCTTCGGTGCTAACGTATCCCTGTTTTTTTACCAGTTCGATAATAGCGTCATGACGTTGTGTTTGTTTCATCAATTATCCCTGAGAATTATGTTCGTTTTCGCGCATGGAGCGTGTCGGCAAAGGCCATCGCCAGCCCCACGGCCAGCCCGGCGACGTGCGCACCGTTGGCAATAGACATACCAAACAGATCAAACCATCCGGCAATAAGCCATATTAACGCAAAGGTTATTAATCCGCGCTGCAGATAGATGCCGCTTTCCGGATCGCGCTCCCCGCGAAGCCAGACATAGCCCATCAGGGCATACACGACGCCCGACAGCCCGCCGAACCACGGCCCGCTGAACTTGTGCTGCACATAGCCGCTCAGCAGGGCGCTGATAAGGGTGATAACGATCAGCTTGCCGCTGCCCAGACGCTTTTCAACAGCGCCGCCGAGATACCACCACCAGAGCAGGTTGAAGAGAATATGCATCACCGAGAAGTGCATCAGCGCGTGGCTAAAGTAGCGCCAGACGTCAAACTCAAGAGACGGGTCATAGGGCCAGGCCAGGGCAATCATCACGCTCTGGTCGCCCACCACGTTCATGATAATGAAGACGATAATGCAGGCCGCCATCAGCAGCAGCGTAAACGGGCCGGCGCGCTCGCGGATGGTGGCAAGGAAGGGAAAACGGCTGTAGTGCAGTCCGCTGTCGGTCTGCCCGGACTGCCAGCTGGCCGCCAGATAGCGCGGGTCGCCGGGGTTCTCAAGAAAACGCGCCAGCTCTTCGTTTACGCGCGCGGCCTGGCTCTCGTCGGCCAGCCAGACGTCGGTCTGCGTATGTTGCTGAATGGTCAGAATAACGCCCTGCGTCGCCATATAGTCGACAAACGCCTGGGCGACGCGCGGGTTGGTAAAAGAGGTGATCATCAACATGGGCAGCGGTCGCTTATTTCCACACAAAAGGGGACAGTATAGCGGGATCAGCGCTCAAAAGCGTATTCCACTTCTGCCGGGAAATG
This region of Enterobacter asburiae genomic DNA includes:
- the glpG gene encoding rhomboid family intramembrane serine protease GlpG, with amino-acid sequence MLMITSFTNPRVAQAFVDYMATQGVILTIQQHTQTDVWLADESQAARVNEELARFLENPGDPRYLAASWQSGQTDSGLHYSRFPFLATIRERAGPFTLLLMAACIIVFIIMNVVGDQSVMIALAWPYDPSLEFDVWRYFSHALMHFSVMHILFNLLWWWYLGGAVEKRLGSGKLIVITLISALLSGYVQHKFSGPWFGGLSGVVYALMGYVWLRGERDPESGIYLQRGLITFALIWLIAGWFDLFGMSIANGAHVAGLAVGLAMAFADTLHARKRT
- a CDS encoding DeoR/GlpR family transcriptional regulator → MKQTQRHDAIIELVKKQGYVSTEELVEQFAVSPQTIRRDLNDLADQNRILRHHGGAALPSSSVNTSWHDRKATQTAEKERIARKVASQIPNGATLFIDIGTTPEAVAHALLDHENLRVVTNNLNVANTLMQKDDFRIILAGGELRSRDGGIIGEATLDFISQFRLDFGILGISGIDSDGSLLEFDYHEVRTKRAIIENSRHVMLVVDHSKFGRNAMVNMGSISMVDAVYTDVMPPAGVMQVIKDNNLQLELC